One genomic window of Entelurus aequoreus isolate RoL-2023_Sb linkage group LG07, RoL_Eaeq_v1.1, whole genome shotgun sequence includes the following:
- the phf8 gene encoding histone lysine demethylase PHF8, translating to MASVPVYCLCRLPYDVTRFMIECDICQDWFHGSCVGVEEDKATEIDLYHCPNCQITHGPSVMRKRRGGNKQTEGSTAGVRRDPTRSVKTGSPQFVRELRSRTFPSADEVLLKPSGAQLTVEFLEEHSFSVPVMVLRRDGLGMTLPPASFSVSDVEHYIGSDKEIDVIDVSRQSDLKMRLGDFVEYYNSPNRERVLNVISLEFSETRLSNLVETPKIVRKLSWVENLWPEESVFERPNVQKYCLMGVKDSYTDFHVDFGGTSVWYHVLRGEKIFYLISPTPANLALFERWSSSSSQNEMFFGDQVDMCYKCSVKQGNTLFIPTGWIHAVLTPVDCLAFGGNFLHSLNIDMQLRAYEIEKRLSTADLFKFPNFETVCWYVGKHLLDTFRGLRENRRHPATYLVHGAKALNNAFRTWTRKEALTDHEVEIPETINTQMLVKDLAKEIRLVEDIFQQNIGRTGPPFPGSPLSKAPLTASQNSGRPPGKKKILKPKEIIGGIGLPGPKKKNQKTLLKTEAGELDLLEIHTKHTLKKIQPGKSRSKNKLELPLEDFEAKLNKSKLKLVLTNGKIQGKKEGSNGAGGATKFHHLDMEGSSLSDMESEDELQIDETPPPRRKLAGSSKKKKLSGLPRKLPRAKPCSDPNRIREPGEVDFDIEEDYTTDEEALAAHGVKGGAGGILDLLKASKQVAGLDSSALSEEAPASPSTRDAIQGMLSMANPPSSSSSSSSSSSSSPMSISGGLTEGLGIVKEKGGRAVWVTGVVKKTSEKKNVIQRPGKRAIKRPARHLSDDDSPDEQETLGTCFKDSDYVYPSLESDEEDHANKAKMKRKKNWDDTPWSPKARVMPTLPKQDRPAREGARVASVETGLAAAAAKLAQQEQHKPAKRKYTKKVRPPVPVASPPHVQPEPALPSPPHVPESAPDISPDRRMDYYSASLLDHEYTAGPGPFGPGGPRGGGAMAPGVFLTSRRPSLSPQNSSSHSGTSPSGLASQGISGVGQGRRPKKGLATAKQRLGKILKIHRNGKLLL from the exons ATGGCATCTGTACCCGTGTACTGCTTGTGTCGCCTACCATACGATGTGACTCGCTTCATGATTGAGTGTGACATTTGTCAAGACTGGTTCCATGGAAG TTGCGTCGGAGTTGAGGAGGACAAAGCGACTGAGATTGATCTTTATCACTGCCCCAACTGTCAGATCACCCATGGGCCATCTGTCA TGCGGAAACGGCGTGGTGGCAACAAGCAGACTGAAGGAAGCACTGCCGGTGTTAGGAGAGACCCTACTCGGTCGGTGAAGACAGGCAGCCCACAGTTTGTTCGGGAGCTACGGAGTCGCACTTTTCCCAG TGCAGATGAAGTCTTGCTGAAGCCGTCAGGGGCCCAGCTCACAGTGGAGTTTCTTGAGGAGCATTCATTTAGTGTCCCAGTCATGGTGCTGAGGCGAGACGGTCTTGGCATGACACTGCCCCCGGCATCGTTCAGTGTCAGTGATGTAGAGCACTACATTG GTTCAGACAAAGAGATAGACGTGATCGACGTGTCTCGTCAGTCTGACTTAAAAATGCGACTTGGAGACTTTGTGGAATACTACAACAGCCCTAACAGAGAACGAGTGCTGAACGTCATCAGCTTGGAGTTCTCGGAGACCAG GCTCTCCAACTTAGTGGAGACTCCAAAGATTGTGAGGAAACTGTCGTGGGTGGAGAACCTTTGGCCCGAAGAGTCTGTGTTTGAGCGGCCAAATGTGCAGAAATACTGCCTCATGGGAGTGAAGGATAGTTACACAGACTTTCATGTTGACTTTGGAGGAACCTCTGTTTGGTATCACGTTTTACGG GGTGAGAAAATATTCTACCTGATATCCCCGACACCAGCCAACCTGGCGCTTTTTGAGCGCTGGAGTTCTTCATCAAGTCAGAATGAGATGTTCTTTGGTGACCAGGTTGACATGTGTTACAAGTGCTCTGTTAAACAAGGAAACACCTTATTCATTCCAACCG GATGGATTCATGCTGTGCTTACTCCAGTGGACTGTCTCGCTTTTGGAGGGAACTTTTTGCACAGTCTTAATATTGACATGCAACTTCG AGCTTATGAAATCGAGAAGCGTTTGAGCACCGCAGACCTGTTTAAGTTTCCCAACTTTGAGACTGTGTGCTGGTATGTTGGGAAACATCTTCTTGATACCTTCAGAG GTTTAAGAGAAAACCGCAGACACCCAGCCACTTATCTGGTTCACGGTGCGAAGGCACTGAATAATGCCTTCCGAACATGGACCCGTAAAGAG GCTTTGACCGATCATGAAGTGGAAATTCCGGAAACCATAAATACTCAGATGCTGGTGAAGGATCTTGCTAAGGAGATTCGCCTGGTTGAG GACATTTTCCAGCAAAACATTGGCCGCACTGGACCCCCGTTTCCGGGTTCGCCCCTTTCAAAAGCTCCCTTGACCGCCTCTCAGAATTCAGGCCGCCCCCCCGGAAAGAAAAAAATCCTCAAACCCAAAGAAATAATAGGAGGTATTGGGCTCCCTGGACCCAAGAAGAAGAATCAGAAGACTCTTCTTAAGACAGAGGCAGGAGAGTTAGACCTGCTTGAGATCCACACCAAACATACGCTCAAAAAAATCCAACCTGGCAAGTCGAGAAGCAAGAACAAG TTGGAGCTACCATTAGAAGACTTTGAAGCAAAGTTAAATAAAAGCAAACTGAAACTTGTGCTGACAAATGGCAAAATTCAAGG CAAAAAAGAGGGCAGTAATGGTGCAGGAGGTGCTACAAAGTTCCATCATCTGGACATGGAGGGATCCAGTCTCTCTGACATGGAATCAGAGGATGAACTCCAAATTGATGAGACCCCTCCACCACGGCGAAAGCTTGCTGGATCAAGCAAAAAAAAGAAACTCAGTG GTCTTCCTAGGAAGCTGCCTAGAGCCAAACCTTGCTCGGATCCAAATCGTATCCGCGAGCCAGGAGAGGTAGACTTTGACATAGAG GAGGATTACACCACTGATGAAGAGGCACTGGCTGCTCATGGTGTGAAGGGGGGTGCAGGGGGAATTCTAGACTTACTAAAGGCCAGCAAGCAGGTGGCAGGCTTGGATTCTTCTGCACTCAG TGAGGAGGCTCCAGCATCTCCCAGTACTCGTGATGCCATCCAGGGCATGCTCTCCATGGCAAACCCACCTTCCTCttcttcatcatcatcttcctcctcctcctcctcacccatGTCCATCTCTGGAGGCCTGACTGAGGGGTTGGGAATAGTGAAGGAGAAAGGTGGCAGGGCTGTGTGGGTGACTGGGGTTGTCAAAAAGACCAGTGAGAAAAAGAATGTCATCCAGCGACCTGGAAAACGGGCTATTAAGCGGCCAGCAAGGCACCTGAGCGACGACGATAGTCCAGATGAACAGGAAACTCTGGGAACCTGTTTTAAAGATTCAGACTATG TTTATCCATCATTGGAGTCTGATGAAGAAGACCATGCTAACAAGGCAAAGATGAAGCGGAAGAAAAACTGGGATGACACACCTTGGAGCCCTAAAG CTAGGGTGATGCCAACCCTTCCAAAACAGGATCGACCAGCCAGAGAAGGGGCTAGAGTGGCTTCTGTAGAAACAGGCCTGGCAGCAGCTGCAGCCAAGCTAGCCCAGCAG GAGCAGCATAAGCCTGCCAAAAGGAAATACACCAAAAAGGTGCGTCCTCCTGTTCCTGTTGCAAGCCCTCCCCATGTTCAGCCAGAGCCAGCTCTACCCTCCCCACCACACGTTCCAGAGTCTGCACCAGACATCAGCCCTGACAGGAGGATGGATTACTATTCCGCCAGCCTACTTGACCATGAATACACAGCAGGGCCGGGACCTTTTGGCCCTGGTGGCCCTAGAGGCGGCGGAGCTATGGCCCCTGGGGTCTTCCTTACTTCACGGCGACCTTCCTTGTCTCCGCAAAACAGCAGCTCGCACTCTGGCACGTCGCCTTCAGGGCTCGCCAGTCAAGGCATATCAGGAGTCGGTCAAG GGAGACGTCCAAAGAAAGGACTTGCAACAGCAAAACAGCGACTCGGAAAAATTTTGAAAATTCACCGCAATGGCAAACTTCTGTTGTGA